The Watersipora subatra chromosome 1, tzWatSuba1.1, whole genome shotgun sequence genome has a window encoding:
- the LOC137399427 gene encoding uncharacterized protein — protein MLMSLKELTKILVEDDRVVVKEEKLEKIFKETSKAQSEYDSETNEMVQLLHKTRDDQLSCIRLKYDLLEAQLLEERAEGKLQLAEFLEENVLSKWTRLRNQRLMIESKERNSHEVDFVKGYKELSESLQEVLEDELPKLEIQDIAQLDDCGKNRMIELQMSAPHRLTIDYETGAVRVPNVRLPKSMTTLKSVSVPTQPVSICCYKENFYVGLQNGSVVRMISYQPQTIFTLSGVVQSITVYNERIYTLSGGSTVSVHGMSGSYITKWTHHCYNEYSNALTIISDEIVLPDAKNKNLVVYSLTGSIIRRVACPWLVTSRIAMCPFDNASAIVSYSGTKTSCVNIMTGKCLWTHEGASSPPGLTCYGRKYVLVSQLNTNKISILDISSGQKVSELTDSSVTSMFVMGMHVTEKRLVVCSYSEREMQFYQLNFD, from the exons ATGTTGATGTCTCTAAAAGAGCTAACAAAGATTCTGGTGGAAGATGACCGAGTGGTTGTGAAAGAAGAAAAGCTAGAAAAGATATTCAAGGAGACATCAAAAGCTCAATCTGAATATGACAGTGAGACGAATGAGATGGTCCAGCTGCTACACAAGACTAGAGATGATCAG CTGAGTTGTATTCGTCTTAAATATGATCTACTGGAAGCTCAGCTGCTGGAGGAAAGAGCAGAAGGAAAACTTCAACTAGCTGAGTTCTTAGAAGAGAATGTTCTTAGCAAGTGGACCAGGTTAAGGAACCAGAGGCTAATGATTGAATCTAAAGAGAGAAATAGTCATGAG GTAGATTTTGTGAAAGGATACAAGGAGCTTAGTGAGAGCCTACAGGAGGTTCTAGAAGACGAACTCCCAAAGCTGGAGATACAAGATATAGCGCAGCTGGATGATTGTG GGAAAAACAGAATGATTGAACTGCAGATGAGTGCCCCACACAGACTAACTATTGACTATGAAACTGGAGCTGTGAGAGTGCCGAATGTTCGACTTCCGAAATCGATGACAACTCTCAAATCTGTCAGCGTGCCAACTCAACCAGTCAGTATCTGCTGCTATAAAGAGAACTTTTATGTTGGACTACAAAATGGTTCAGTAGTAAGGATGATCTCATACCAGCCACAGACAATATTTACACTCTCAGGTGTAGTGCAGTCTATTACTGTGTACAATGAGAGGATCTACACTCTCTCTGGTGGTTCTACTGTTAGTGTACATGGCATGTCTGGGAGTTATATAACAAAGTGGACCCATCATTGCTATAATGAATACTCTAATGCTCTGACTATAATCTCTGATGAGATAgtactacctgatgccaagaacaAAAACCTTGTTGTTTATTCACTAACTGGAAGTATAATACGACGAGTTGCCTGCCCCTGGCTAGTTACTAGTAGAATAGCTATGTGCCCCTTTGACAATGCATCAGCCATTGTATCCTATAGTGGAACCAAAACATCCTGTGTAAATATTATGACGGGTAAATGTTTGTGGACACACGAGGGAGCGTCAAGTCCACCAGGACTAACATGCTATGGAAGAAAATATGTTCTGGTGTCTCAGCTCAACACAAACAAGATATCCATACTTGACATCTCTTCAG GTCAGAAGGTCTCTGAGCTGACAGACAGTTCTGTAACCAGCATGTTTGTGATGGGGATGCATGTGACAGAGAAAAGACTAGTAGTATGTAGTTATAGTGAGCGTGAGATGCAATTCTATCAACTCAACTTTGATTAA